Proteins encoded together in one Cyprinus carpio isolate SPL01 chromosome B14, ASM1834038v1, whole genome shotgun sequence window:
- the LOC109058250 gene encoding heparan sulfate glucosamine 3-O-sulfotransferase 1-like — protein MAAVIVALLLFFFCARSPSLSTVVSRDHDPPAARRLPDIIIIGVRKGGTRALLEMLNLHSDVVAARSEVHFFDWDSHYLRGVDWYVSQMPLARPGQLTVEKTPAYFTSARVPERIRRMNPDTRLLLIVREPTERLLSDYTQVFHNRLEKHKQQQMLETLLMHDGELNLDYKALNRSLYHLHLRRWLDVFPRSHIHLVDGDALIRNPLPEMKKVEEFLHLEPQINASNFYFNQTKGFFCLRDRRRERCLHGSKGRQHPRIAPEILRKLYDFFHEPNQEFFQLVGRTFDWN, from the coding sequence ATGGCTGCTGTTATCGTCGCTCTTCTGCTCTTCTTCTTCTGCGCTCGATCCCCTTCGCTCTCCACCGTTGTCTCGCGCGATCATGACCCCCCCGCCGCGCGCCGCCTGCCCGACATCATCATCATCGGCGTGAGGAAGGGCGGCACGCGTGCTCTCCTCGAGATGCTCAATCTCCACAGTGACGTCGTCGCGGCTCGGAGCGAGGTGCACTTCTTCGACTGGGACAGTCACTACCTGCGCGGCGTGGATTGGTACGTGTCCCAGATGCCGCTCGCCCGGCCGGGTCAGCTGACGGTGGAGAAAACCCCGGCGTACTTCACCTCCGCTCGTGTTCCTGAGCGCATCCGACGGATGAATCCCGACACGCGGCTGCTGCTGATCGTCCGCGAGCCGACCGAGCGACTGCTGTCTGATTACACACAGGTCTTCCACAACCGTCTGGAGAAACACAAGCAGCAGCAGATGCTCGAGACGCTGCTGATGCACGACGGGGAGCTCAACCTCGACTACAAGGCCTTGAACCGCAGTCTGTATCACCTCCACTTGCGACGCTGGCTCGACGTGTTTCCCAGGAGCCACATTCATCTCGTAGACGGAGACGCGCTGATTCGAAACCCTCTTCCGGAGATGAAGAAGGTGGAGGAGTTCCTTCATCTGGAGCCGCAGATAAACGCCTCCAACTTCTACTTCAACCAGACCAAGGGCTTCTTCTGTCTGCGCGACCGCCGGCGCGAGCGATGCCTGCACGGCTCCAAAGGTCGCCAGCATCCACGCATCGCGCCTGAAATCCTGCGCAAACTCTACGACTTCTTTCACGAACCCAACCAGGAGTTCTTCCAGCTGGTCGGGCGGACGTTCGACTGGAACTGA